One Actinomyces respiraculi DNA window includes the following coding sequences:
- a CDS encoding DUF2017 family protein, with product MRGFETAERGWQSRLSIWEREYLAGLFEQVGAVLAAEGPLETTAVGGTGQEGGSSADDEAVLAALDFDTPPHGPATPVLDGDAPPETRHLHVDIATLLEVLLPEASEDPEVAVEVSAMNRQRLRTLKHSRLADVVSELLEPTGTDGEVLVRRGGEGEWLAAVNDVRLVIAQRLGIEDADGAQDIQDLAWQPVPDDEADEARRRRSLAMSYDMLTWWQESLLAVLLVGEGPA from the coding sequence GTGAGGGGCTTTGAGACGGCCGAGCGCGGCTGGCAGAGCCGGCTGTCGATCTGGGAGCGCGAGTACCTGGCCGGCCTGTTCGAGCAGGTCGGCGCCGTCCTCGCCGCCGAGGGCCCGCTCGAGACCACGGCCGTCGGCGGCACCGGTCAGGAGGGTGGGAGCAGCGCCGACGACGAGGCCGTCCTCGCCGCCCTCGACTTCGACACCCCGCCGCACGGCCCCGCCACCCCGGTCTTAGACGGCGACGCCCCACCGGAGACGAGGCACCTGCACGTGGACATCGCCACCCTGCTGGAGGTCCTGCTGCCGGAGGCGAGTGAGGACCCCGAGGTCGCCGTCGAGGTCTCGGCCATGAACCGCCAGCGCCTGCGCACTCTCAAACACAGCCGGCTGGCCGACGTCGTCTCCGAGCTCCTGGAGCCCACCGGGACCGACGGGGAGGTTCTCGTGCGCCGGGGAGGCGAGGGCGAGTGGTTGGCAGCCGTCAACGATGTGCGCCTTGTCATTGCCCAACGGCTCGGCATCGAGGACGCCGACGGCGCCCAGGACATTCAGGACCTCGCCTGGCAGCCGGTGCCCGACGACGAGGCAGACGAGGCCCGCCGCCGACGCAGCCTGGCCATGTCCTACGACATGCTCACCTGGTGGCAGGAATCACTGTTGGCCGTGCTGCTGGTGGGTGAGGGCCCCGCCTAG
- a CDS encoding DUF3054 domain-containing protein: MAGRAPRRISFTPPVPDGPDRPWTRGRRTRWWLVPPADLVSVVLVAAFVAASVHDLSLLPEMMVHGVVATVVAWLVAWGMVRPQDHLEAADRDGLTVVGVTWLVWLGLRLLAGGGVAGVWLVLAVFLLVAQGGWRWVYGYVKAQESLVPKPIQRRLDAQAARDAQEAQAGQAAKEAPGPDGEPPEAVTNPGLSG, encoded by the coding sequence ATGGCGGGCCGGGCACCACGCCGCATCTCCTTCACACCGCCGGTTCCGGACGGCCCGGACCGTCCGTGGACGCGCGGGCGCCGCACACGCTGGTGGCTGGTGCCCCCGGCGGACCTTGTGAGCGTGGTGCTTGTCGCGGCCTTCGTGGCGGCCTCCGTGCACGACCTGTCCTTGCTGCCCGAGATGATGGTGCACGGCGTCGTGGCGACGGTGGTCGCCTGGCTGGTGGCGTGGGGCATGGTGCGCCCGCAGGACCACCTGGAGGCCGCCGACCGTGACGGGTTGACGGTGGTGGGCGTCACCTGGCTCGTGTGGCTGGGCCTGCGGCTGCTGGCGGGTGGGGGCGTGGCGGGCGTGTGGCTGGTGCTGGCCGTGTTCCTGCTCGTTGCCCAGGGCGGCTGGCGCTGGGTGTACGGCTACGTCAAGGCCCAGGAGTCGCTGGTCCCGAAGCCCATCCAGCGCAGGCTGGACGCCCAGGCCGCCCGGGATGCTCAGGAGGCGCAGGCCGGCCAGGCTGCCAAGGAGGCGCCGGGGCCCGACGGCGAGCCACCTGAGGCGGTGACCAACCCCGGGCTCAGCGGGTGA
- the murI gene encoding glutamate racemase, producing the protein MFDSGVGGLTVARAVIDQLPGEQILYIGDTAHTPYGPRPIEEVRELALDVMDELVDSGVKMLVIACNTATAAVLHDARARYTRGRGVPVVEVIHPAARAAVRVTRNGRVGLIATQGTVDSRAYDDALSSVPGVELLSTACPRFVELAERGTTTGPEVLEVAHGYLDPLRAAEVDTLILGCTHYPLLSGAISYVMGEDVTLVTSSEETAKDVYRELARRDLLRDATASAPVHEFRATGDPDAFAVLARRFLGPEVARVTRACAPEAG; encoded by the coding sequence ATCTTCGACTCAGGCGTCGGCGGACTGACCGTGGCACGCGCCGTCATCGACCAGCTCCCCGGGGAGCAGATCCTCTACATCGGGGATACCGCGCACACCCCCTACGGGCCGCGCCCCATTGAGGAGGTCCGCGAGCTCGCCCTGGACGTCATGGACGAGCTCGTCGACTCCGGCGTCAAGATGCTCGTCATCGCCTGCAACACTGCCACCGCCGCCGTCCTGCACGACGCCCGCGCCCGCTACACGCGCGGGCGCGGCGTGCCCGTCGTCGAGGTCATCCACCCCGCGGCCCGGGCCGCCGTCCGCGTGACCCGCAACGGCCGCGTCGGGCTCATCGCCACCCAGGGCACCGTCGACTCACGCGCCTACGACGACGCCCTGTCCTCCGTGCCGGGCGTCGAGCTGCTGTCAACCGCCTGCCCGCGCTTCGTCGAGCTCGCCGAGCGCGGCACGACCACCGGGCCGGAGGTCTTGGAGGTCGCCCACGGCTACCTCGACCCGCTGCGCGCCGCCGAGGTCGACACCCTCATCCTGGGCTGCACGCACTACCCGCTGCTGTCCGGCGCCATCTCCTACGTCATGGGGGAGGACGTGACCCTGGTCACCTCCTCCGAGGAGACCGCCAAGGACGTCTACCGCGAGCTGGCCAGGCGTGACCTTCTGCGTGACGCCACGGCATCCGCCCCCGTCCACGAGTTCCGGGCGACGGGCGACCCGGACGCCTTCGCCGTCCTCGCCCGCCGTTTCCTCGGCCCTGAGGTTGCTCGCGTCACGCGCGCCTGCGCGCCCGAAGCCGGCTGA
- a CDS encoding MBL fold metallo-hydrolase, protein MKLTVIGCTGSMSGPTAAASSYLVQASEVGQDGEELIYSVVLDLGAGSMGQLLRYLDPADLDALLISHCHADHMADMVGMHVYRRWHPAGALGPVLTVGPSELLHRLSGVDGTDETETYASEFDFRTAVAGESFQVGPMMITPYTAMHPVEAYGYRIEGPSEQVGPEGERRTVSLAFTGDTDLCESICAMADGVDLLLSEAAFVEGRDTVRGMHLTGKRAGQLAAGTAGEVPRRPVGQLVLTHIQPWTEHRIPLRNAALAYEGPLEAATAGATWEI, encoded by the coding sequence ATGAAGCTCACCGTCATCGGATGCACCGGAAGCATGTCCGGTCCGACAGCCGCGGCCTCGTCCTACCTCGTGCAGGCGAGCGAGGTCGGCCAGGACGGCGAGGAGCTCATCTACTCGGTGGTCCTTGACCTTGGCGCCGGCTCCATGGGGCAGCTGCTGCGCTACCTCGACCCGGCGGACCTCGATGCCCTGCTCATCTCCCACTGCCACGCCGACCACATGGCCGACATGGTCGGGATGCATGTCTACCGGCGCTGGCACCCCGCCGGCGCGCTGGGCCCCGTGCTGACCGTGGGCCCCAGCGAGCTGCTGCACCGGCTGAGCGGCGTGGACGGCACGGATGAGACGGAGACCTACGCCTCCGAGTTCGACTTCCGCACCGCCGTGGCGGGCGAGTCCTTCCAGGTGGGCCCCATGATGATCACCCCCTACACCGCGATGCACCCGGTGGAGGCCTACGGCTACCGGATCGAGGGGCCGAGCGAGCAGGTGGGGCCCGAGGGGGAGCGCCGGACGGTCTCGCTGGCCTTCACGGGGGACACGGACCTGTGCGAGTCGATCTGCGCGATGGCCGACGGCGTCGACCTCCTGCTCTCCGAGGCGGCCTTCGTCGAGGGCCGTGACACGGTGCGGGGCATGCACCTGACGGGCAAGCGGGCGGGCCAGCTCGCTGCGGGGACGGCCGGCGAGGTGCCCCGGCGTCCCGTCGGCCAGCTGGTCCTCACCCACATCCAGCCGTGGACCGAGCACCGCATCCCGCTGCGCAATGCGGCCCTCGCCTACGAGGGGCCGCTCGAGGCGGCGACGGCGGGCGCGACCTGGGAGATCTGA
- a CDS encoding HU family DNA-binding protein, translating into MSVNRTELIAAIAEKADLTKVQADAFLGAFQEVLVENVAKGEAVKITGLMGVERVERAARTGRNPRTGEEIQIPAGYGVRLTVGSALKKAVAK; encoded by the coding sequence ATGTCCGTCAACCGCACCGAGCTCATCGCCGCCATCGCCGAGAAGGCCGACCTCACCAAGGTTCAGGCCGACGCCTTCCTCGGCGCCTTCCAGGAGGTTCTCGTCGAGAACGTCGCCAAGGGCGAGGCTGTCAAGATCACGGGCCTCATGGGCGTCGAGCGCGTCGAGCGCGCCGCCCGCACCGGCCGCAACCCCCGCACGGGCGAGGAGATCCAGATCCCGGCCGGCTACGGCGTCAGGCTGACCGTCGGCTCCGCCCTGAAGAAGGCCGTCGCCAAGTGA
- a CDS encoding DEAD/DEAH box helicase, whose amino-acid sequence MSPARGSKAAGHPTQPSIFAAENLSPAYPRRAAWGTAGSLRAWQAEALDAYLSSMPEDFLAVATPGAGKTTFALRIATELLSRGDVHQVTVVAPTEHLKYQWAEAAARVGIHLDPSYTNSQGALGSRFDGVALTYAQVAANANLHRARTDARRTLVILDEIHHGGDARSWGDAVREAFTPARRRLALTGTPFRSDESPIPFVRYDEEPGGIKRSHADYSYGYAEALRDGVVRPVMFMTYSGQMRWRTRAGDEVAARLGEPLTKDLEAQAWRTALDPAGQWIPAVLAAADQRLSEVRRQVPDAGGLVIATDQARARAYAAQLRAITGQAPTVVLSDDSGASSRIEAFSASRDRWLVAVRMVSEGVDVPRLAVGVYATSTSTPLFFAQAVGRFVRARARGETASVFLPSVTPLLGLANEMEVARDHVLGRPRSNEDDLLRYPEDRLIAEANREEKAADDLFGAFEAMESTAEFDRVLFDGGEFGTGAVVGSVEEQEYLGLPGLLEPEQVTALLRQRQDKQIRAQKQQSAAAAQRRANSGVDDARRRQAARKELSQLVAAWARRSGQPHGVVHNDLRRVCGGPEVAQASTEEIEKRVQTLRRWFVGKR is encoded by the coding sequence GTGAGTCCCGCGCGCGGCTCCAAGGCAGCAGGACACCCCACCCAGCCCTCGATCTTCGCCGCCGAGAACCTCTCGCCGGCCTACCCGCGGCGTGCCGCCTGGGGCACGGCGGGGTCGTTGCGCGCCTGGCAGGCCGAAGCCCTGGACGCCTACCTGTCCTCCATGCCCGAGGACTTCCTCGCCGTCGCCACCCCCGGCGCAGGCAAGACGACCTTCGCCCTGCGCATCGCCACCGAGCTGCTCAGCCGCGGCGACGTCCACCAGGTCACCGTCGTCGCCCCCACCGAGCACCTGAAGTACCAGTGGGCCGAGGCCGCCGCCCGAGTCGGCATCCACCTCGACCCCTCCTACACCAACTCCCAGGGGGCGCTCGGCTCCCGTTTCGACGGCGTGGCCCTGACCTACGCGCAGGTGGCCGCCAACGCCAACCTTCACCGCGCCCGCACCGACGCCCGCCGCACCCTCGTCATCCTCGACGAGATCCACCACGGCGGTGATGCCAGGAGCTGGGGCGACGCCGTGCGCGAGGCCTTCACCCCTGCCCGCCGACGCCTGGCCCTGACCGGCACCCCCTTCCGCTCCGACGAGTCCCCGATCCCCTTCGTGCGCTACGACGAGGAGCCCGGCGGCATCAAGCGCTCCCACGCCGACTACTCCTACGGCTACGCCGAGGCCCTGCGCGACGGCGTCGTGCGGCCGGTGATGTTCATGACCTACTCCGGGCAGATGCGCTGGCGCACCCGGGCCGGCGACGAGGTCGCCGCACGCCTGGGCGAGCCGCTGACCAAGGACCTTGAGGCCCAGGCCTGGCGCACCGCCCTCGACCCCGCCGGGCAGTGGATCCCGGCCGTGCTCGCCGCCGCCGACCAGCGCCTGAGCGAGGTGCGCCGCCAGGTGCCCGACGCCGGCGGCCTCGTCATCGCCACCGACCAGGCGCGCGCCCGCGCCTACGCCGCACAGCTGCGGGCCATCACCGGCCAGGCCCCCACCGTCGTCCTGTCCGACGACTCCGGCGCCTCCAGCCGCATCGAGGCCTTCTCCGCCTCGCGTGATCGCTGGCTCGTGGCGGTGCGCATGGTCTCCGAGGGCGTGGACGTGCCCCGCCTGGCCGTTGGCGTCTACGCCACCTCCACCTCCACGCCGCTGTTCTTCGCCCAGGCCGTGGGACGCTTCGTGCGCGCACGTGCCCGGGGCGAGACCGCCAGCGTCTTCCTGCCCTCCGTCACGCCCCTGCTGGGACTGGCCAACGAGATGGAGGTTGCCCGCGACCACGTCCTGGGCCGCCCCCGCTCGAACGAGGACGACCTCTTGCGCTACCCCGAGGACCGCCTGATTGCCGAGGCGAATCGGGAGGAGAAGGCCGCCGACGACCTCTTCGGCGCCTTCGAGGCCATGGAGTCCACCGCCGAGTTCGACCGGGTCCTCTTCGATGGCGGCGAGTTCGGCACCGGCGCCGTCGTCGGCAGTGTCGAGGAGCAGGAGTACCTCGGGCTGCCCGGCCTGCTCGAGCCCGAGCAGGTCACCGCCCTGCTGCGCCAGCGCCAGGACAAGCAGATCCGGGCGCAGAAGCAGCAGTCGGCCGCCGCTGCCCAGCGCCGGGCCAACTCCGGGGTCGACGACGCCCGCAGGCGCCAGGCCGCCCGCAAGGAGCTCTCCCAGCTCGTCGCCGCCTGGGCGCGCCGCTCCGGCCAGCCCCACGGCGTTGTCCACAACGACCTGCGCCGCGTGTGCGGCGGCCCCGAGGTGGCCCAGGCCTCCACGGAGGAGATTGAGAAGCGGGTGCAGACCCTGCGCCGCTGGTTCGTCGGCAAACGCTGA
- a CDS encoding ABC transporter ATP-binding protein gives MSSTDTSSSVFRPPSAPDAPGNVPALLCQDLSKAFGQKIAVNTLTMAVPTGSIYGVVGPNGAGKTTTLSMATGLLVPDGGRVLVHGIDVWAEPARAKAQLGVLPDGLRTFDRLSGLDLVTYAGLLRGLDRETVIERATQLLHVLGLWEAGTTLVTDYSAGMRKKVHLACALVHSPAVLVLDEPFEAVDPVSAQTIQALLTDFAASGGTVVISSHVMATVQRFCTHVAVIHNGRVLAAGTTGEVAAGMDLDTRFAQLVGAPATREELSWLRPSSV, from the coding sequence ATGTCCAGCACCGACACCTCGTCGTCTGTCTTCCGCCCGCCGTCAGCACCCGACGCCCCCGGGAACGTGCCTGCCCTCCTGTGCCAGGACCTGAGCAAGGCCTTCGGTCAGAAGATCGCCGTCAACACCCTGACGATGGCCGTGCCCACGGGCTCCATCTACGGCGTCGTCGGCCCCAACGGTGCGGGCAAGACCACCACCCTGTCCATGGCCACGGGGCTGCTGGTGCCCGACGGCGGACGCGTCCTCGTCCACGGCATCGACGTCTGGGCCGAGCCCGCCCGCGCCAAGGCCCAGCTCGGCGTCCTGCCCGACGGGCTGCGCACCTTCGACCGCCTCTCCGGCCTCGACCTCGTCACCTACGCCGGGCTCCTGAGGGGTCTGGACCGCGAGACCGTCATCGAGCGCGCCACCCAGCTCCTGCACGTCCTGGGCCTGTGGGAGGCCGGCACCACCCTCGTCACCGACTACTCCGCCGGTATGCGCAAGAAGGTCCACCTCGCCTGCGCCCTCGTCCACTCACCCGCTGTGCTCGTCCTCGACGAGCCCTTCGAGGCCGTCGACCCCGTCTCCGCCCAGACCATCCAGGCGCTGCTCACCGACTTCGCCGCCTCCGGGGGAACCGTCGTCATCTCCAGCCACGTCATGGCCACCGTCCAGCGCTTCTGCACCCACGTGGCCGTCATCCACAACGGGCGCGTCCTGGCCGCGGGCACCACCGGGGAGGTAGCCGCCGGCATGGACCTCGACACCCGCTTCGCCCAGCTCGTGGGAGCCCCCGCCACCCGGGAGGAGCTGTCGTGGTTGCGACCCTCGTCCGTCTGA
- a CDS encoding nicotinate phosphoribosyltransferase has product MTTQPAQANAARTTPTASPTTSLLTDMYELTMLQGALHSGTAERRSVFELFGRTLPASRRFGVVAGTGRLLDAIKRFTFTAQQIDFLHAQKVVDDDTLDFLRDFRFTGTIRGYAEGECYFSGSPLLTVEGTFAQACILETLALSIYNYDCAVASAASRMTIAAHGRPCADFGARRAHERAAVSAARAAVVGGFTATSNLEAGLRYGIPTVGTSAHSFTLLHDTEEEAFAAQVAALGPGTTILVDTYDIAQGIERAVRAARAVGGELGAVRLDSGDLVAEAFKARAQLDALGATSTRITVTNDLDEYAIAALGAAPVDSYGVGTKLVTGSGRPTAALVYKLVERADDDGVMQEVAKFSQGGKATVGGRKWAGRVVDASGRAAEELIVSARESTEALAALGAAGARPLQVDLVVDGVIQEEHRGPEGLAAAAERHRVSRAELPYEAWRLSEGEPAVPTRHLDLDGRQVLRG; this is encoded by the coding sequence ATGACCACTCAGCCCGCGCAAGCGAACGCTGCGCGCACCACCCCCACGGCCTCCCCCACGACGTCGCTACTGACGGACATGTACGAACTCACCATGCTCCAGGGCGCGCTGCACTCGGGTACGGCCGAGCGGCGCAGCGTCTTCGAGCTCTTCGGGCGCACCCTGCCCGCCTCGCGGCGCTTCGGCGTCGTGGCCGGCACCGGGCGCCTGCTCGACGCCATCAAGCGCTTCACCTTCACGGCGCAGCAGATCGACTTCCTGCACGCCCAGAAGGTGGTGGACGACGACACCCTCGACTTCCTGCGCGACTTCCGCTTCACGGGCACGATCCGCGGCTACGCCGAGGGAGAGTGCTACTTCTCCGGCTCACCGCTGCTGACGGTGGAGGGAACCTTCGCCCAGGCCTGCATCCTGGAGACGCTGGCACTGTCGATCTACAACTACGACTGCGCGGTGGCCTCGGCCGCCTCGCGGATGACGATCGCCGCCCACGGGCGCCCCTGCGCGGACTTCGGTGCGCGCCGGGCCCACGAGCGGGCGGCGGTCTCCGCGGCCCGTGCCGCCGTCGTCGGAGGCTTCACGGCCACGAGCAACCTGGAGGCGGGCCTGCGCTATGGCATCCCCACCGTGGGGACCTCGGCGCACTCCTTCACCCTGCTGCACGACACGGAGGAGGAGGCCTTCGCCGCTCAGGTGGCGGCGCTGGGGCCGGGCACGACGATCCTCGTGGACACCTACGACATCGCCCAGGGCATCGAGAGGGCCGTGAGGGCGGCGCGCGCGGTCGGCGGCGAGCTGGGCGCGGTGCGCCTGGACTCGGGTGACCTGGTGGCGGAGGCCTTCAAGGCCCGCGCCCAGCTGGACGCCCTGGGGGCGACCTCGACGCGGATCACGGTGACCAACGACCTGGACGAGTACGCGATCGCGGCGCTGGGCGCCGCCCCGGTGGACTCCTACGGCGTGGGCACCAAGCTCGTCACCGGCTCGGGGCGGCCCACGGCGGCCCTGGTGTACAAGCTGGTGGAGCGGGCGGATGACGACGGCGTCATGCAGGAGGTCGCCAAGTTCTCCCAGGGCGGCAAGGCGACGGTCGGCGGGCGCAAGTGGGCCGGTCGCGTCGTGGACGCCTCGGGCCGAGCGGCTGAGGAGCTCATCGTCTCGGCGCGTGAGAGCACCGAGGCGCTGGCGGCCCTGGGGGCGGCGGGGGCCCGTCCGCTGCAGGTGGACCTCGTGGTCGACGGCGTCATCCAGGAGGAGCACCGCGGCCCTGAGGGGCTGGCGGCGGCGGCTGAGCGTCACCGGGTCTCGCGGGCCGAGCTGCCTTACGAGGCGTGGCGCCTGAGCGAGGGTGAGCCGGCGGTGCCCACGCGTCACCTCGACCTGGACGGCCGTCAGGTCCTGCGCGGCTGA
- the nagB gene encoding glucosamine-6-phosphate deaminase, translating to MELIVLDTAEQIAERAADAIEELLTTKPDAVLGTATGSSPLPLYDELTRRCEAGRISFKDVTGFMLDEYVGLPEGHPERYATFMERNLRSRVDMRPGALHGPDALNPDLQAACDEYEATMAAAGYCDLQILGIGADGHIGFNEPGGPLDSSTHIDVLTEQTRRDNARFFDGDIDAVPTHCITQGLGTIMKARTLVLIATGENKAEAVRQLVEGEVSAEWPATVMQNHADALVLVDPAAAGLLSTH from the coding sequence ATGGAGCTTATCGTCCTGGACACCGCCGAGCAGATCGCCGAGCGGGCCGCTGACGCCATCGAGGAGCTGCTCACCACTAAGCCCGATGCCGTCCTGGGGACCGCCACCGGCTCCAGCCCGCTGCCGCTCTACGACGAGCTCACGCGCCGCTGCGAGGCGGGCCGGATCTCCTTCAAGGACGTCACCGGCTTCATGCTCGACGAGTACGTCGGCCTGCCCGAGGGCCACCCCGAGCGCTACGCCACCTTCATGGAGCGCAACCTGCGCTCGCGCGTCGACATGCGCCCCGGCGCCCTCCACGGCCCCGACGCCCTCAACCCCGACCTCCAGGCCGCCTGCGACGAGTACGAGGCCACGATGGCCGCCGCCGGCTACTGCGACCTGCAGATCCTGGGCATCGGCGCCGACGGCCACATCGGCTTCAACGAGCCCGGTGGGCCCCTCGACTCCTCCACCCACATCGACGTCCTGACTGAGCAGACCCGCCGCGACAACGCCCGCTTCTTCGACGGCGACATCGACGCCGTCCCCACGCACTGCATCACCCAGGGGCTGGGCACCATCATGAAGGCCCGCACGCTCGTCCTCATCGCCACCGGTGAGAACAAGGCCGAGGCCGTGCGCCAGCTCGTCGAGGGCGAGGTCAGCGCCGAGTGGCCCGCCACCGTCATGCAGAACCACGCGGACGCCCTCGTCCTCGTCGACCCGGCGGCCGCCGGCCTGCTGAGCACGCACTGA
- a CDS encoding transporter has translation MVATLVRLRWRLTLNALSRNVWALIATVIGAIYGIGFLGLLLFGTVALGQAPVDVIAQVLAGVGALTVLGWTLVPLLFTGVDATLDPRAMAAWIAPSRSLSRGLAVAAACGITGVLTALGTLLPALVWALAGEVGAALLSLVLAPALLATCVLLGRVIVIGAGVSQSRRGRELAGVVGMLAILAIATLPSLLSNLSLDDPDGLLAALRTGAVGVGLTPVGWAAAAPGYLAQGHVLPAVALALGSVIVPLALLPAWERVTRRVMTGPARASARARSYESAGQRSTGAVRALAWHARLARFMPSAAAAVATRCLRYWRSDPRYLAQAVALVFVPAILTVAFLGSRQAALSGGGTTISFGRVLSWGEAPPAVLAGAVFLALMCGWGLHNDLAFDSTALWQHVSAGLSGRNDRLGRVVAAALWQVPLVVVVACLGAGASGRWDILPAVLGLSVAVMGCAYAWSSVMSVLVLYEMNAPGESLMKSRTSGTAFIAALVQIVGFVIIGFMTAPVVAGFAVTAVSGMWAWGWLVLAGGLLWAAGATWGGIVLGGRYLDERGPRVLTTIRSWPGHEEVR, from the coding sequence GTGGTTGCGACCCTCGTCCGTCTGAGGTGGCGCCTGACCCTCAACGCGCTCTCGCGCAACGTGTGGGCGCTCATCGCTACCGTCATCGGCGCCATCTACGGGATCGGGTTCCTGGGGCTGCTCCTGTTCGGCACCGTCGCCCTGGGGCAGGCGCCCGTCGACGTCATCGCCCAGGTTCTCGCCGGCGTCGGAGCGCTGACGGTCCTGGGCTGGACCCTCGTCCCACTCCTGTTCACCGGTGTGGACGCCACGCTCGACCCGCGCGCCATGGCCGCCTGGATCGCGCCCTCGCGCTCGCTGTCGCGGGGACTGGCCGTGGCCGCGGCCTGTGGCATCACTGGCGTCCTGACCGCCCTGGGGACGCTGCTGCCGGCGCTCGTGTGGGCGCTCGCCGGCGAGGTGGGCGCCGCCCTGCTCTCCCTCGTGCTCGCGCCCGCCCTGCTCGCCACCTGCGTCCTGCTCGGCCGCGTCATCGTCATCGGGGCGGGTGTGTCCCAGTCCCGCCGCGGACGCGAGCTGGCGGGTGTCGTCGGCATGCTCGCGATCCTCGCCATCGCCACGCTGCCCTCGCTGCTGTCCAACCTGAGCCTCGACGACCCGGACGGCCTGCTGGCCGCGCTGCGCACGGGCGCGGTCGGGGTGGGCCTGACCCCCGTCGGCTGGGCGGCTGCGGCCCCCGGCTACCTCGCCCAGGGGCATGTGCTGCCCGCCGTGGCCCTGGCCCTCGGGTCCGTCATCGTGCCCCTCGCGCTCCTGCCCGCCTGGGAGCGGGTGACCCGGCGCGTAATGACGGGGCCCGCCCGCGCCTCGGCCCGGGCTCGCTCCTACGAGAGCGCCGGGCAGCGCAGCACCGGGGCGGTGCGAGCCCTGGCGTGGCACGCGCGCCTCGCACGGTTCATGCCCTCTGCCGCGGCCGCCGTCGCCACCCGGTGCCTGCGCTACTGGCGCTCCGACCCCCGCTACCTGGCCCAGGCGGTCGCGCTGGTCTTCGTCCCGGCCATCCTGACCGTCGCCTTCCTCGGCAGCCGGCAGGCCGCCCTGAGTGGGGGCGGCACCACGATCTCCTTCGGGCGCGTCCTGTCCTGGGGCGAGGCGCCACCGGCCGTGCTCGCCGGGGCCGTCTTCCTCGCGCTCATGTGCGGCTGGGGTCTGCACAACGACCTCGCCTTCGACTCCACTGCCCTGTGGCAGCACGTGTCGGCCGGGCTGAGCGGGCGCAACGACCGCTTGGGGCGTGTGGTCGCCGCGGCCCTGTGGCAGGTGCCCCTGGTGGTGGTCGTGGCCTGCCTCGGTGCCGGGGCGAGTGGACGGTGGGACATCCTGCCGGCTGTGCTGGGGCTCAGCGTCGCCGTCATGGGCTGCGCCTACGCCTGGTCGAGCGTCATGAGCGTGCTCGTGCTCTACGAGATGAACGCGCCGGGGGAGAGCCTGATGAAGTCGCGCACCTCCGGCACGGCCTTCATTGCCGCCCTGGTCCAGATCGTCGGCTTCGTCATCATCGGCTTCATGACTGCCCCCGTCGTCGCGGGCTTTGCCGTCACGGCGGTGAGCGGGATGTGGGCGTGGGGGTGGCTCGTCCTCGCGGGCGGCCTGCTGTGGGCAGCGGGCGCCACCTGGGGCGGCATCGTCCTGGGAGGCCGGTACCTCGATGAGCGGGGGCCGCGGGTGCTCACCACGATCCGCTCCTGGCCCGGGCACGAGGAGGTCCGCTGA
- a CDS encoding DUF3039 domain-containing protein produces MRQHLTTPPVASTDAPSGPSEPGRPLSDPSTGASTGTAVLEREELLSTDDGDADRFAHYVRKDRIAAAAATGRPVVALCGKVWTPGHDPSRYPVCPTCKQIYEKMKDGGSDGSKGPRRPHFPFGRGGQ; encoded by the coding sequence ATGCGCCAGCACCTCACGACGCCCCCCGTGGCCAGTACGGACGCCCCCAGCGGCCCCAGCGAGCCCGGCCGCCCGCTCTCGGACCCCTCCACCGGGGCCTCCACCGGCACCGCCGTCCTCGAGCGTGAGGAGCTGCTCAGCACCGACGACGGCGACGCCGACCGCTTCGCCCACTACGTGCGCAAGGACCGCATCGCCGCAGCAGCAGCCACCGGACGCCCCGTCGTCGCCCTGTGCGGCAAGGTGTGGACCCCCGGCCACGACCCGTCGCGCTACCCCGTGTGCCCCACCTGCAAGCAGATCTACGAGAAGATGAAGGACGGCGGCTCCGACGGCTCCAAGGGCCCGCGTCGACCCCACTTCCCCTTCGGCCGGGGTGGTCAGTGA
- the clpS gene encoding ATP-dependent Clp protease adapter ClpS, with translation MCLTAPVVSPDTRQDARTVPLHLWRTVVHDDPVNTMDYVVWVFRTYFALPTALAEHRMMQVHTTGRAVVSTGPRERMEVDVAAMHSYGLRATIEPAAPDEAVQ, from the coding sequence ATGTGCCTCACCGCGCCCGTCGTCTCACCGGACACGCGCCAGGACGCGCGCACCGTGCCCCTGCACCTGTGGCGCACCGTCGTCCACGACGATCCGGTCAACACGATGGACTACGTCGTGTGGGTCTTCCGCACCTACTTCGCCCTGCCCACCGCCCTCGCCGAGCACCGCATGATGCAGGTGCACACCACCGGGCGCGCCGTTGTCTCCACGGGGCCGCGCGAGCGCATGGAGGTGGACGTCGCCGCGATGCACTCCTACGGGCTGCGTGCCACCATCGAGCCGGCCGCCCCCGACGAGGCCGTGCAGTGA